A window from Vulcanimicrobium alpinum encodes these proteins:
- a CDS encoding DMT family transporter, translating into MSTRRSALAIVALAQLAVGAAAIFARFALAAGGPIAVSCGRLTIAALVMLALAAARGCLRVVDPRTELRLGGAGLLLALHFAAWIASLTMASVAIATLLVCTVPVWTELYVVARTRRVDRIVALSVLGALAGVAIVVGVPDRANTPAGIALALIGAIAFAAYLLAVRAVDSRYDTLAVTARTYAYAALALAVATLAVRDPFPPAGDVRAWGGILAMALVSQLFGHTAMNAGVRILSATLVSTFTLLEPVIAALLAAWLFGERLGGGTALGALVILAAIGAALTQQPESRPDA; encoded by the coding sequence ATGAGCACTCGGCGCAGCGCGCTTGCGATCGTCGCGCTGGCGCAGCTTGCGGTCGGTGCGGCGGCGATCTTCGCGCGCTTCGCGCTCGCCGCCGGAGGACCGATCGCCGTCTCCTGCGGACGGCTCACGATCGCCGCGCTGGTGATGCTGGCGCTCGCCGCCGCGCGCGGGTGCCTGCGAGTCGTCGACCCCCGCACCGAACTGCGTCTGGGCGGGGCGGGGCTGCTGCTCGCGCTGCACTTCGCCGCCTGGATCGCGTCGCTGACGATGGCGTCGGTCGCGATCGCGACCCTGCTGGTGTGCACCGTCCCGGTGTGGACCGAGCTGTACGTCGTCGCGCGCACGCGGCGCGTCGACCGCATCGTCGCGCTCAGCGTGCTGGGCGCGCTCGCCGGCGTCGCGATCGTCGTCGGCGTCCCCGACCGGGCGAACACGCCGGCCGGAATCGCGCTCGCGCTGATCGGCGCGATCGCGTTCGCGGCGTACCTGCTCGCGGTGCGCGCTGTCGACTCGCGCTACGACACCCTCGCGGTGACCGCTCGAACCTACGCGTATGCGGCGCTCGCCCTGGCCGTCGCGACGCTCGCAGTGCGCGACCCGTTTCCGCCGGCCGGCGACGTGCGCGCGTGGGGCGGGATCCTCGCGATGGCGCTCGTCTCGCAGCTGTTCGGTCACACCGCGATGAACGCCGGCGTGCGGATCCTCAGCGCGACCCTCGTCTCGACCTTCACCCTGCTGGAGCCGGTGATCGCGGCGCTGCTCGCCGCCTGGCTCTTCGGCGAGCGGCTCGGCGGCGGGACCGCGCTCGGCGCCCTCGTTATCCTGGCCGCGATCGGCGCGGCGCTCACCCAGCAACCGGAATCGCGCCCCGACGCATAA